In Haematobia irritans isolate KBUSLIRL chromosome 1, ASM5000362v1, whole genome shotgun sequence, a genomic segment contains:
- the LOC142229887 gene encoding rhodanese domain-containing protein CG4456-like — protein MSFRSAFGRLGIVKNFICLKYGTAINTSLNKVPVVTGISESNFVRQYSANTPIPIVYYDEIKKLPKQPNKLLIDVREPKELQETGQIPTSINIPLGQVATELSPMVDAGTFKAKYGRDRPNKDTEIIFHCKIGKRSNSAAEIARSLGYTNTKNYLGSWTEWAEKEGLPK, from the coding sequence ATGTCGTTTAGATCTGCATTTGGACGACTTGGAATTGTCAAGAATTTTATCTGTCTAAAATATGGAACTGCAATAAACACCTCATTGAACAAAGTTCCAGTTGTAACTGGAATCTCAGAGTCGAACTTTGTCAGACAGTACTCGGCAAACACACCGATTCCAATAGTTTACTATgatgaaataaaaaagttacCAAAACAaccaaataaattattaattgatgtTCGAGAACCTAAAGAGTTGCAAGAGACTGGTCaaatacctacatcaataaatatTCCCTTGGGTCAAGTAGCTACGGAGTTATCGCCAATGGTTGATGCTGGTACTTTCAAGGCAAAGTATGGACGTGATAGACCGAATAAAGATACGGAAATTATATTCCACTGTAAGATTGGTAAACGATCAAATAGCGCAGCTGAGATAGCCAGGAGTTTAGGCTACACAAACACCAAAAACTATTTAGGATCTTGGACGGAATGGGCTGAAAAGGAAGGATTACCCAAATAA
- the LOC142229709 gene encoding rhodanese domain-containing protein CG4456-like yields the protein MYCLISLVLLSCVMADKIGIVDYEYVKSLSEHPEILLIDVREPHEIEQTGKIPTSINIPLASVKTALGNGTTPEEFKATYGRDKPTVNTTIVFQCRSGRRSQQAAEYAVALGYKNVKNYKGSWIDWAEHEGLPK from the coding sequence ATGTACTGTTTAATAAGCTTAGTTTTGTTAAGTTGTGTAATGGCCGATAAAATTGGTATAGTCGATTATGAGTATGTTAAAAGCCTATCTGAACATCCAGAAATTTTGCTAATTGATGTACGAGAACCACATGAAATTGAACAGACTGGTAAAATTCCAACGAGCATAAATATTCCACTGGCAAGTGTAAAAACAGCTTTGGGTAATGGCACTACGCCGGAGGAGTTTAAAGCAACTTATGGCCGGGATAAGCCAACTGTTAATACCACAATTGTTTTCCAATGCCGTTCGGGACGACGATCACAGCAAGCTGCAGAATATGCTGTGGCCTTaggttataaaaatgttaaaaattataaaggttCTTGGATTGATTGGGCCGAACATGAAGGTTTACCCAAATAA
- the LOC142230029 gene encoding uncharacterized protein LOC142230029 gives MSQAPVNVSPLIKLARWSMLVAGVFYGAMRKSQLEKLEAEVRKEESLQKAIRNAKLAEEKERIREDEIKALNLLSRLGIQRS, from the coding sequence atgtCCCAAGCTCCTGTAAATGTGTCTCCTTTAATTAAATTGGCTCGTTGGTCAATGCTTGTGGCCGGAGTTTTCTATGGAGCTATGCGTAAAAGCCAACTAGAAAAATTGGAAGCCGAAGTTCGTAAAGAAGAATCCTTACAGAAAGCTATACGGAATGCAAAATTAGCTGAAGAGAAGGAAAGGATACGCGAAGATGAAATAAAAGCATTGAATTTACTCTCCAGACTAGGAATACAAAGATCTTGA